The genomic stretch AGGTCGAGGCCGGCTCCGCCGTCGCCGGACGCGTCCCCGACGGGCAGCGGTGGGCCGGGTCGCCCGCCGAACGCGTCGGCTCGGCACGCCACGGCCGGGAGGCTCGCCCCGCCTCCCCGAAGCGCTGGCTGCTCGCGTACGGGGTCGGCTCGGTCGTCGTCGCCGGGCTCCCCGTCGTCGGGGTCGCGGCCGGGCTCGCGGTCGCCGCCGCGGTGGTCGGACGCCCGGGGTCGCTCGGTGCCGCGGTGGGACCGGCGCTGCTCGCGGTGCCGCTGGCCACCGTCGTCGCCGGTGTCGTGTACGCGGGGCTCGTCGTCGCCGCGGTCCGGCTGCTCGGGCTCGGCCTGGTCGAGGGCCGGCACCCGGTGCGTTCCCGGACCGGGTGGCAGGTGTGGAGCACGGAGCGGATCCTCGACGCCGCGCGGACGCTGCTGTTCCCGCTGTACGCCAGCCTGGTGACCCCGCTGTGGCTCCGGCTGCTCGGTGCGAAGGTCGGCCGGGACACCGAGATCTCGACCGTGCTGCTCATCCCGGCGCTGACGCAGATCGCCTCGGGGGCGTTCCTGGCCGACGACACGATGGTCGCCACGTACGAGCTCGGCGCCGGCCGCGTGAAGATCGGTCGCTCGAAGGTCGGACGTCGGGCGTTCCTCGGCAACTCCGGCATGACCGGCGCCGGTCGCTCGGTCCCCCGCGAGGCACTCGTCGCCGTGCTGTCCGCCGTGCCGAAGAAGGCCAAACGCGGCTCGTCCTGGCTCGGCAGCCCGCCGGTCCGCCTGCGCCGCGCCGCCGCGCAGTTCGACGAGGAACGCACCTTCCGGCCACCGACCCGGCTCAAGGTCGCCCGCGGCGCGTGGGAGTTGCTGCGCCTGGTCGCCCCGATGGTCTCCGCCGGCATCGGCCTCGGCGTCGCGACGACCCTCCTGGCGCTCTGGAGCACGGTCGGCATCGGGTGGACCGTGCTGCTCGCCGGCCCGGTGCTCATCGTCGCCGGAGCGGTCGCCGCCGCGGTGTCGACCCTGGCGAAGTGGGCCTTCGTCGGACGCATCACCGCGACCGAGCACCCGCTGTGGTCCTCGTTCGTGTGGCGGAACGAGGTGCAGGACACCTTCGTCGAGACCGTCGCCCGCCCCTGGTTCGCCGAGCAGGCCATCGGCACGCCCGCTCTGTCCGCGTGGCTGCGGAGCCTCGGCGCGACGATCGGCCGCGGCGTCTGGTGCGAGACGTACTGGCTGCCCGAGGCGGACCTGGTCACGATCGGCGACGGTGCGACGATCGCCCGCGGCACGGTCGTCCAGACGCACCTGTTCCACGACCGCGTCATGCAGCTCGACACGGTCACCCTCGACGCGGGGGCGACGCTCGGTCCGCACGGCGTCGTCCTGCCGGCCGCCGGCGTCGGCCCCGGTGCGACCGTCGGGCCGGCCTCCCTCGTGATGCGCGGCGAACAGGTCCCCGCGGGCACGCTCTGGGCCGGCAACCCGATCTCGCCGTGGGAGCACCCGCCGTGGCGGGACGTGGTCGAGGCGGAGGCGGGTGACGTGTCGGAGCCGGGTGGTGCCTCCCGGCCGGACGGCACCACCGGGACGGTGGACGGGAAGCGCGCCGACGCCCGGGCCCCCGTCGGGGCCGTGACAGACTGACCGGCACCGTGAAGCAGACCGATCCCGCCACCGACCCGTACACCCCGCACAGCGGCGACCGGCGCTGGTCGAGCCGCCACCACGACCTGCACCTGGACTACCGGGTCGCCACGAACCGTCTCGACGCGACCGCCACCCTCACCGCGGTGGCGAACGAACCGCTCGACAAGGTCGTCCTCGACCTGCACGGGCTGTCGGTCGACCGGGTCGACGTCGACGGCGTGCGCGCGAAGAAGGTCTCGGTCAGCACGCACAAGACCACCGTCACGCCCGCGACCCCGATCGCCGCCGGCGCCGAGTTCGCCGTGCACGTCCGCTACCGCGGCGCACCCCGGCCGCTCCGGAGCCCGTGGGGCACGCTCGGGTGGGAGGAACTGACCGACGGCGTCATCGTCGCCAGCCAGCCGATCGGCGCCCCGTCCTGGTTCCCGTGCAACGACCGCCCGGACGACAAGGCCACCTACCGCATCGAGCTCACCTGCGAGGCCGGCTACGACGTCGTCGCGAACGGGGAACTGCTCGGCCGCGACCGCACCGCCCGCGGTACCCGGTGGACCTACGCCGTCACCGAGCCGATGGCGACCTACCTGGCGACCGTGCAGATCGGCCGCTACCGCACCACGACGATCCGCGGCGGGGCCGTCCCGGTCACCCTGCACCACCCGGCCGACCTGACCGCGGCGGCGAAGACCGACTTCGGACGGGTGCCGGAGATGATCGACCTGTTCACCGACCGCTTCGGCCCGTACCCGTTCGCCGAGTACGGCGTCGTGGTCACCGACGACGAGCTGGAGATCCCGCTCGAGGCGCACGGCCTGGCGGTCTTCGGCCGGAACCACGTCGACGGCGAACACGGCACCGACCGGCTCATCGCCCACGAACTCGCCCACCAGTGGTTCGGCAACTCGGTGACCCTCGGGCAGTGGCGCGACATCTGGCTGCACGAGGGGTTCGCCTGCCACGCCGAGTGGCTGTGGTCCGAGCACCGCGGCGGCGACTCGGCGGACGACCTGGCCGCGCAGTACCGCGCCGGGCTGCTCGACCAGCCGCAGGACCTGGTCGTCGCCGACCCCGGCGCCCGGGACATGTTCGACGACCGCGTCTACAAGCGCGGAGCCCTCGCCCTGCACGCCCTCCGTCGCACGATCGGCGAGGACGCCTTCACCGCCGGGCTCCGGACCGTCACCGAGCGGCACCGGCACGGCACGGTCACGACGCCCGACGTCGTCGCCGCGTTCGCCGCCGCCGCGGGGAGCACCCCGGGCGACGTGCTGCTCGTCACCGGACCGTGGATCGACGAGCCCGGGGTGCCGGCGCTGCCGTAGGGCCTGTCGGTCGGGCTCCGTCGGTCCGGTGGCGTCGGTCCTGGACGGTGACCGGGGCGCCGTCGGCCGCGACGGCGAGCACGAGGTCCTCGTCGAGCCGGAGGACCGTCACCGGGTGCACGAGCCCGTCGAGGCGAGCGGTGTGCCGGGCAGGTTCGGACGCGCCGTGGTGGAGGTCCAGGTGGTCGAGCAACGTGTGGTCGAGTTTCCCGTGGTCGAGCACGGCGTCAACCGCGGTCGGGTCGACGCGGAGACCCCGACCGTCGCGTTTCAGGACGGCTTCCTTCATCGCCCAGCACGCCGTGCGGTGGACGTCTGCGGACCCGGAGCGTGCGGCTCGCTCACGCTCCCCCGGGGTGAACGCGCCGAGCTCGGCGGCGGCGACGCGGGAGGGACGTTCGACGTCGACGCCGATCATGCCCGGGCCAGGGACGACGGCGAGTGCCAGGACCCCCGTCGTCCGCGACAGGCTGACACCGAGGTCGTGACCGTCCGCGACGGCTGTCGGCCGGCCGTGGTCGGCCGCTCCGCAGTGCGGGCAGCGACGGACGACGCGCACCAGCGCGGGGGCGGTGTCGGTGACGTCCGCGACGACGGCGACCAGCGCCTCCCGGTCGGCGGCGCGTGACCCGCGTCCGGACAGGACACGGACGACGACACCGTCCGACACGGCGGCGTTCAGGCGTGCGTCAGGGCGATGAGCGCGACGTTCATGGTCGCGTACTTGCCCTCGGACCGGGTCGCCTGGCGGACGCGGCCACGGAGGACCTCGTACCGGCCGTCACTCTCACGGACGAACCCGATCACACCGCTCAGCGGTGTCGACACGCGGTGGTACCCGTCCTCCAGTGGGACGACTTCTGCAGTGGTCGCTCGCTCCATTGCTGGACCCCTTCCTCGTTGACGTGGACTCACCATACCCCGCTTCGGGGGACACCCCTCTCGGCTTGTCCGCTTCCTGCGTGGGTCGACCACAGCCGGACGGGGTACATCCCGTCCACAGCCGAGCGGGTCGTCCACAGCCCCGGCCCGTCCAGCGGACCCCTGGATAGACTCCGGGCGACGGCCACGGACCCGGTCGACAGGACCACGGAAAGAGGACGGATGCGCGCGGTCGACGGCAGGACTGACCCCGGAACGACGAGGCTGGCACGCCTGGTGTCGGGGATCGTCGCAGCGGTGGCGGCAGTGGCGCTCGTCGTGCTCCCCGCAGCCGGAGCGCAGGCCACCGCCCCGGTCGACATCGGCAGCGCGTACGTCGTCGACGACGCCGGTGCCCTCACCAGAGCCCAGCAGGCCGACGTCGAACAGGCCGTCCAGCAGCTGTACACGGACACGAAGACCCAGCTCTACGTGGTGTTCGTCCCGTCGTTCACGGACCCGAGCGACCACACGGCCTGGGGTGCGGCGACGATGCAGCGCAACCAGATCGAGACCGACGGCATCCTGCTCTCCGTCGCGGTGGACGAGCGGAACTACGACGTCCAGCAGACGAACGAGACCGCGATCAGCTCCAGCGACGTCGAGAACGCCGTGGACACCGCACTGCTCCCCCGTCTCAAGCAGGGCGACTGGTCCGGGGCGGCGACGGCGTTCGCGGGCGGCCTGCAGCAGAGCCAGCAGCCCGCCGACCTGACCTGGCTGTGGATCCTGCTCGGCCTGGCCGTGCTGGCCGCCGTCGTCGCGGTCCTGGTGATCCGTACCCGCAACAAGCGCCGGGCCGCCGCAGCCCGCGTGCAGCAGGAACAGACCCTCGCCGAACTGGAACGTCGAGCCGGCGGCGCCCTCGTCACGATCGACGACGAGATCCGCACCGCCGAGCAGGAGGTCGGGTTCGCCTCGGCGCAGTTCGGCGAGGACGCCGCGAAGCCGTTCGCCGACACCGTGGCGATCGCCAAGCGGGAGGTCCGGAAGGCCTTCGCGCTGCAGCAACAGCTCGACGACGAGGTCCCGGACACCCCGCAGCAGCGCGTCGACTGGTCGAACCAGATCATCACGACGTGCGAGCAGGCCCACGCGGCGCTCGAGGCGCAGACCGAGGCGTTCGACCAGCTCCGCGCCCTCGAGGACACGGTGGACACCGCCTCCGCCGACCTGACGACCTCGCTCGCTGCGGCCCCGGCCGCCGTCGATGCCGCGCGCGCCGCCCTCGAGCGTGTCCGGAGTGCCTACACCGGGCGGACGCTGGCGACCGTGGCGGACAACGTCGACCAGGCGGCCGAGGTCCTGCAGTACGCCGACGAGCGTGCCGCCGCAGCCCGGACGGCCCTCGCCGCCGGTGACCGCGGCGAAGCGGTCGTCGCCGTGCGGGACGGTCAACACGCACTCGCCCAGGTCCAGCAGCTCACCGGTGCCGTCACGGCAGCCGAGACCACCTTCGCCGACGCCGCCACCCGCGCCGAGGCGATGCGCGCCGACATCGAGGGCGACCTCGCCGCCGCAGGCACGCTGCGCACCGGCGGGCCAGACCTCGCCGCCGCCGTCGCCCGGGCACAGCGGGTCCTCCGCGCCGACGTCGACCCCCGCGACCCGGTCGGGGCCGTCGACGCGCTGACGAAGGCGAACACCGACATCGACGCCGCCCTCGCCAGTGCCCGCACCGCCGAGGAGCAGCACCGCCGCGCGACCCAGGCCCTCGACGCCGCCCTGCGGGACGCCCGCGGCCGGATCACGCAGGCACGGCAGTACGTCACCGCGCACCGCGGCGGCGTCGGTTCGACCGCCCGGACCCGACTGTCCGAGGCCGAACGGGCTCTCGACGACGCCCTCGACCTCGCCACGACCGACCCACAGCGTGCCCTGCAGGCAGCCCGCG from Curtobacterium sp. MCLR17_032 encodes the following:
- a CDS encoding TPM domain-containing protein, whose protein sequence is MSGIVAAVAAVALVVLPAAGAQATAPVDIGSAYVVDDAGALTRAQQADVEQAVQQLYTDTKTQLYVVFVPSFTDPSDHTAWGAATMQRNQIETDGILLSVAVDERNYDVQQTNETAISSSDVENAVDTALLPRLKQGDWSGAATAFAGGLQQSQQPADLTWLWILLGLAVLAAVVAVLVIRTRNKRRAAAARVQQEQTLAELERRAGGALVTIDDEIRTAEQEVGFASAQFGEDAAKPFADTVAIAKREVRKAFALQQQLDDEVPDTPQQRVDWSNQIITTCEQAHAALEAQTEAFDQLRALEDTVDTASADLTTSLAAAPAAVDAARAALERVRSAYTGRTLATVADNVDQAAEVLQYADERAAAARTALAAGDRGEAVVAVRDGQHALAQVQQLTGAVTAAETTFADAATRAEAMRADIEGDLAAAGTLRTGGPDLAAAVARAQRVLRADVDPRDPVGAVDALTKANTDIDAALASARTAEEQHRRATQALDAALRDARGRITQARQYVTAHRGGVGSTARTRLSEAERALDDALDLATTDPQRALQAARAAEQYAAAAIDEANDDMGGWPGAGGGMGGGRGGAQLGGLVTGIVLGGAGTGEGGVDVGVGGGFGGGGGFSGGGGGGGGGGFSGGGRF
- a CDS encoding 4'-phosphopantetheinyl transferase superfamily protein, whose product is MSDGVVVRVLSGRGSRAADREALVAVVADVTDTAPALVRVVRRCPHCGAADHGRPTAVADGHDLGVSLSRTTGVLALAVVPGPGMIGVDVERPSRVAAAELGAFTPGERERAARSGSADVHRTACWAMKEAVLKRDGRGLRVDPTAVDAVLDHGKLDHTLLDHLDLHHGASEPARHTARLDGLVHPVTVLRLDEDLVLAVAADGAPVTVQDRRHRTDGARPTGPTAAPAPRARRSTVR
- a CDS encoding M1 family metallopeptidase, which gives rise to MKQTDPATDPYTPHSGDRRWSSRHHDLHLDYRVATNRLDATATLTAVANEPLDKVVLDLHGLSVDRVDVDGVRAKKVSVSTHKTTVTPATPIAAGAEFAVHVRYRGAPRPLRSPWGTLGWEELTDGVIVASQPIGAPSWFPCNDRPDDKATYRIELTCEAGYDVVANGELLGRDRTARGTRWTYAVTEPMATYLATVQIGRYRTTTIRGGAVPVTLHHPADLTAAAKTDFGRVPEMIDLFTDRFGPYPFAEYGVVVTDDELEIPLEAHGLAVFGRNHVDGEHGTDRLIAHELAHQWFGNSVTLGQWRDIWLHEGFACHAEWLWSEHRGGDSADDLAAQYRAGLLDQPQDLVVADPGARDMFDDRVYKRGALALHALRRTIGEDAFTAGLRTVTERHRHGTVTTPDVVAAFAAAAGSTPGDVLLVTGPWIDEPGVPALP